The genomic segment GTGTAGCTGAAAGTGTTCTGTTCAAATCAGTtaaaaacactgtccttcagtgttactcctctgaagatgcctgccacagctgctggcgaaacgtcaggaaagaaaataccaagaccacggttacacaacccggataacctacaagaaccagttaaaaACTTGTTGAAGTTTTTAAGATTCTGGTCATACTAAAAACATACTCGAATGCTTCATTTATTTATGATAAAGCTGTATCAACAATGAGTTAACCCTTTCATACCTTTGCCCTCTTGTAACCAAGTTGACCGTCTGTATCTTAGAAAGTAAGAAAACAGTGAGCAAAAGATAGCATAGTTTGAAAGCAAATATGACTGACTGCAATAGAGTAAGGGATATTCTGGCAGGGTTATGCTTCCTTTAGAGGTGTGTGTGGTCTAGGTGGGACTCTTGATTCTCCATAAAATTTTCTCTTCAACAGGACAAGCAGATGCACCTTTTCAATTCTCACATGGTGTCATGTCTGCGACATCTGTCTTTATCATACTTGCAATCCACCCACGTTCtgttgaaaatgttttaaatatagacAAGATATTTATCAAAATGTGTTACTATTATAGTCATACTACATACTTGGGGAATTTTGGCACATGTTAAATTGTAAATGTTCTGTTCAGCAGAATGCTCAACATCAATGCTAAATCATGCAAGTAACTTGATCCCCCCCACCTGAGATATAATATTGTGGCATTTTatcttttccaaaaaaaatttaCTTAAAAGATGAGATCAGTTTTTATcttaataaatttaaaatattatgGAATTGTATCTTGTACATAGTCATCCAGTACTCATACATATTTCAAGCCTTGCACTATAGCTGTTTGCACGAAAGCTTATGGGGATGGGGAATTCTGGCAATTTTCTCTTCCCCCTCTCATGCTGCATCacatcccattcctgaggttcCCCCAGCTAGCCAGATCAGGTTTTCAGGTGGCATAGGGATCTGCAGTAGGAAGGGTAAGATGTAAATCCCTTCCATTCACAGTCTTCAAACtgaaacaacagcagcaacaacaaaacttAATTTAAGTTTGTTACTAGCACTTTCTCCTGTGTCTGTCTTATCCAGGATTTGCTGAACCAGGAAGTCTCAAAAACTGGGGACAACAGGAAAAAATGAGTGTATATTTCAAAAGGCACTTGGAAATTTGTGTATGCAATTATCATACATCTGCTTGAGGAAGGATCCATTGGATAATCcatttccttggttcttgtaggttatccgggctgtgtaaccgtggtcttggaattttctttcctgacgttttctttcctacacacttgacactgagagacactgtccttcagtgttactactctgaagatgcctgccacagctgctggcgaaacgtcaggaaagaaaattctaagaccacggttacacagcccggataacctacaagaaccaatgaactctgaccatgaaagccttcgacaatatttttaatccaTTTCCTGTTTCTGGAGCCTCTGAATACAACTGACCTCATTAGGAAGTACAAGACAtcagctgttaccgcacttgtattcccagcaatgtattaagagtttgaaaacgttatcaaaaatactgttcacactttctatgtattcccaccgatgtattaagagtttgaaaacgttataaaaaatactgttcgcactttgtttggcccctttagctgtaaagacgtcttccaaccatttataagccgtggtatccaaaaacccttttaaagcgatgttttttacaacattttcaaactcttaatacattgctgggaatacaaagtgcggtaacccccatcttCACCACAAGTCCATCAAATCATTGGTGTAGGATGATGCCACTATGCATTTCAGCACTGAAAAGAATGATTTTGCTGTATTTCTAGGCTTGTTATGAGAGGTAAATATACATAATTTCCCTAGTTTACATTGTAATGCAGACTGTGTGTATTTCATAAGGCCCAAATCTCAGTCTCATGAAAAAACATAGGACAGAGGTTGCAATTGTGTTCATTTGATCTTCAAAACCATACTGTGGGAAGGCTTGCAACCTCTTTCTCACTTCATCTACCATTAATTGAGTAATCTCCAGATCCCAATTATCCTGCAACACAGCAAAATGATAAATATAATATCGAACCACCCTTCCATTTTCCTTCTAGCAATGAAACCATTAGCCACCTATTCTGGCTTTACTTCACGTTCCATTTACCAAACTAAAATGTTTAACCATACCTTTGAAACAGGCAGGGGCTGTGAGATTACCATCTATGCACTGAGCAGGTACAGTATAGCTGCAGTGCTGGTCTTTATTTTTGCAGAAGAACCAGATGACCTCAGCATGCTGTATTCCTCCTTGGAGCTGGTCTTGCACTTTTACTCTCTGCTGATTGTATACCACTGTAGCTCTTTTAACTGGTATTTTACATGGTGCTGCAAGGGGAAATATATAAATAGTATTGTCTGTGCAATTAGGAATCTTCTGCAAGTATCACATTGAAACACTATGCAAGCCAAGGCCTTTAttaacaaaaccaaacaaaattgGGCTGATGGTGCCTATTCAATTAATACATTGCCTTCCATAGCAAGACTTCCACAGTGTCCTATTTTTCTGTCTATGTCTTACATGTTCTTTACAAGCTAACCATATGCATGAAGTGGCAGTGTCCAGTTCTCAGTTAGGTTACATGTATTACATGTCCAGAGCTTTGTCATGtttcttcccccaaaaaaattcagtacaaatAAAGTTAGTCAGAAATCTTGGCCCCAACTTCCACTGAAAACAGTGGAATTTATGTTAGACCAACTAACTTTTGTTGCATTGGGGCCAAAGTGTACACCAGAAGACTTACAGACAAGCTAGCCATACATAAAGGATAATGGAAACTTTCTCAGTTATTTAGTTGTAGATCAGATTGACCAAGACTAATGAGTTGATACCCATACATGGTGCATTAAGCATGGGGAAAAAATTCTTATGTTTTTAGATGCGGAGAAGGCCTTCAATAATGTATCTTAGATACTTAATGAAAGTTCTGCAGCATATGGACTATGGAACAGAGTTTTTGATTTGGATGCAAAGTATTTATACAAAATAACAGGCTAGAATTTTAATAAATGGATCTTTAACTGGGAAAATTGAAATTGtgaaaggaacaagacaagggtgCCTAATGTCTCCAATCTTAGGCTAAATATTTTAGCAATTGAAATATTAGCAATAAAACTCAGACAAGATACAAGAatctctgaaataaaaaaggaTAAGGAAAGTATAAACTGAAAAGTTATGCAGACAATGTTGTAGTATCAGTAACAAAAACAAATATCTCTTTAAAATATATGATGGAACAAATAAATAGATATGGAATGTATTCtggatacaaattaaataaaaagaaggCAAAATTAATGTTGGTAACAGCAACCAACTCATAGAGAGAAGAGATAGAAAAAAATAACAGATTGTCTtgtttctaaaaaaacaaaacaataaaataccttGGTGTAAATGTAATGGGGAAATGATACTTTATTTAAAGATAATTATCAGAAAGCCTGGACAAGCATCAATGAAGACATAAAAAGATGGGAGAAGTTAAACATTTAGTGGATGAAAAAATTTCCAcagtaaaaatgaatatattaccaaGGCTGATTTTTCTGTTCAAAATGCTGCCAATTCGTATAGagaaaaagacttttaaaaatggcaatgaactataaataatttcatatggAGTAGGAAGAGACCTAGAGTAAGATTTAAAGTATTGCAGGATGAGAAGAGAAGGATTAGCTGTACCAAATATTAAACTATATAGTTTGTATAATGGATTGGATTAATGATCCAAAACAGAGATTAAGACATCATTAATTAAGAAATCATTAAAAGCAATCAAAACACATTTTGAGAGATGGACTGCTTAAATATGATTCCTGTACAGATGCAAGATAAGTCCTCCAACTTCACCACTGGCATCCCCAGTAAATCTATATTGTGATAATATTatgcatatgaaaaccagctACATAGCTTTTGAAAATATGTTGGATAaacaagggaaaataaaaacttGGTAAACAATCAAAGAAAAGGATAGTCAATGGCTACTAGATCATCAAATAGCTTCAATTATGAAAGAACAAATAACAAAAGGAGGCCATCTAAGAGAGAAGACAACTTATGaatgattaaaatattgtcgaaggttttcacagtcagagttcattggttcttgtaggttatccgggctgtgtaaccgtggtcttggaattttctttcctgatgttttgccagcaactgtggcaggcatcttcagagtagtaacactgaaggacagtgtctctcagtgtcaagggtgtaggaagacacttgacactgagagacactgtccttcagtgttactcctctgaagatgcctgccacagttgctggcgaaatgtcaggaaagaaaattccaagaccacggttacacagcccggataacctacaagaacctatgaatgaTTAATCACTGGAAATTTAAGatatttattgggggaaatttaCAAATTGTTACTACAATATGAAACTGCAACAGAGCAGGTTAAAGACagtatggtaaaatggatgaagAGTTTAGGAGAAAATATAAATATGAATCAGTGGGAAATCTATGGTCTaaataaattcagttcacagaatgcCAAACACTGAGAGAGAActagtataaaatgtttttagatggtacattatGCCTAAAGATATAGCAAAGGCTAATcaagagtttaatgggaaatgCTAGAAATGTCAAagcacagatgcaacattttatcatatgtggtggacttgtaagaAAGCAATAAAAATTGGATAATAATATatgataaaatacaaaaaaattgaAAGTCAAATTTCCCTTGGAtccaaaaaatatattaaatatattgctAAATAATATGTCAAAAGTATATAATGACAGCAGCAAGAGTAGTATATGCAGGAAAGTGGAAAGCCGATGTATATCTAGATTTGAATGAACTGATAAATTAAATGAGTACACATATATAGCAAAGTTAACATCATTAatacataatagatcaatttcTGAATTTAAGGAAAATtgaatatgtttttaattatATGGCTAAGAAATAAACATTAAGATCTTCAGTGTTCAAGAATAGAAAATGTATATTATaagatataaaaatataattatgAGAGAGAAGTCAAATAATTTAATAATAGATGGATACTTTCAGTAAGTTCCAATACAATGTAATTATTTTTTGAATGagtttatgtttatttttaaatattagtATATGTAGTgtagaagaaaattaaaaaagtGGTGTATTAAACATTATTGTTAAAACAATTCTACCCACATTCAAGGTTCACCCCAAAAGTTGTTTAACACCTAGCTGTTGCATGAGACAGGGAAATTGTTCATAAAGATACCCTAAATCTCTTAATCACTTTGAAGAAAATGTAAACTACTGTATGTTTACAGATACTCAAGAAGCTGAGCTAGACCTCTGCAAGTTGGTTTTATTGACCAGTTTCCTGTTTTTTCACATGTAGACTCTGCAGGTCCATCCATCACATAagtaggattgcagccatagctCACTTTCTCTTTATACTGATAAGTTCTGCGGAGAGCAAAGTTTATGAATCCATTTTGTATTTCTGCTGGATATGAACATTTCACTTCTGTATTGGAAAAAAGAAAGATGCTTAAATATCTAACAAGGCTTTGAGCTCTAATTCTAAAATAAGACAGGGTGCTGATCCCCAGAAATGGCAATATAACCAGGATAATGAtgggatatttttttttccattggagAACTTGTTCAATCCTGTGGTAAGgagtagagttgtgcaaaaaaaaaattcagtaaatttcgggtttgggtttattgggcccaaattttttggggaaacccaaaataccgtaagctgaattcccatactggtaaatatgggaatttagcttattttggggtttcctgaaaaaaattgggcattTGCACCTATGGGGATTTCTGTTTTCAATGACCCATTGCTTTCAACGGTGGAAATGTTTactgggctcctccatagagaagcatagtgAAGTTCACAATAAAGAATCTGACTGCGGCCactttcttctctatggaggaggatggggcgaccccttccagaccccataaaactggacccctggacccaatcttcaccaaacattggggttcatgcaagaagaggcccttgcagccacactgcatatttgggggctctacctcaaaaaatgctcccctggtgctttgcaaagcctgggaaaagccaaacccaaaaaaagccgaataaatacctggttttttcgggaatggccaatttggctttggctttctccccaggttttggcatttggtaaacccaaacccaaaatgtaccaacatggcttttttggggtttattttcggttcaggtttattaatatGTACAAGCTTAGTAAGGAATCTTTAAAATAGTAAAACAGTGTTTGGAATACTTACTTCTGCATTCTGGTATCTCACTCCAGTTCCCAGTGGCCAGACACCTAGCTATTTCATTCCCAATTAATGCCAAAGGCAACAAACATTCAAACTTGATCACATCTTGGAAGACAGATATGTTTCCTGGCTTAAATCTACGGTAAGAGAGGGCTCCAAATTCAGAAATGGGAGGTAGAGGACAAATCACAGCTGAAAAACAAAAGCATCTTCATTTCACACAAAGTAAAAACTCTTATGCCTACCTGGCTCACCATAACACAGAAGACTTTTCTATAATATTGTCATTGCTGCTGTTGTATGTACTTTTGAATTGGGctttgactgtaataaataatTCATTCATTCCATAGTATTGAATGATACTATGAAGGAGCATTGGCTAAAACTTAAAAAGCATCTTAGTAGAATAAGATCAATTATGATGATTATCACTTGTTAGAAAACATATCCCATCCTATCGTTCTCAAAGAATTTCATGTTTGTGGTGACGGGTTAGGGTACAGCAGATGTGTGTTACAAAATTCAGAGTTTCCCCTATCTATGTTGCCActctcaaaacatgctctaaacAGGCAGGATTGCCATCCTCCCATTTCCCCCATTCTTGATCCTTGCTTATTGGAATCAGACTAGATGTGATGGAGATATCTATGTGTTTTCCTAATCACATCTAAAATAAGGAGGgaagtttggggttttttttttaaatagagccctgacctggatggcccaggctagcctgatctcgtcagatctcagaagctaagccgggtgagccctggttagtatttggatgggagaccaccaaggaagtccagggttactatacagaggaaggcactggcaaaccacctctgttagtctcttgccttgaaaaccttgaacgggggggggtcaccataagtcggctgtgacttgacggcactttacacacacacacacacacacacacacacacacacacgtgggtaaagggaaaaaactcagacccccccccccttcagcctcACTTTGTTGCACTATGGTGCTTTCATCATTTTTCTTCCAGCGTGGCTCCAATatcctaacagcgcattcctgagcctgaagggtgaaagcccttaggaggccagaaaGGCACTGCACCGGTGTTCGGGCCACCCGCACCAGCGTCCGGGCAACTTACGCTGGCGTTAGTGGGCCCAACAACAGTGGGAAGGCCCAGTCACGGGTTGCTGCTATGGCTATGCCACCCTGGGACGCCGACAGAGCTTTCTGCCGGTGTCCCACCGGCGTAAAAGCTcacaccggcatcctgggaggcgttctggCATTCCTGGAAgtcattcccagggcattccggcactgggctgggggaggagctgcctttaggtggtctccaaagcccttttgggctggaaatgccctttttatttttgcaagatacgccacctttttaggtggtgtgtctcccgtgcaaccctatcaagggttgcatggatttttcttGCCgcgaggaggtttcggccccagtggggggggggcaaaacctcctttggaggcagcgcagccatgctgcctcctgaaaCTGTCGCAGCCAttcttctcaggaatgcgctgtaagtcagCCCAGCTTGATTCTGAGAGCAAAAAAGGTCAGCCTGAAACCCAGCAACTGCCAAGATCTCCATTAAAAGATAAGTGGCAGATATAGCCATTCATTCATCACCATCTTGCTTTATTGTTGTAGTCCTTAATAGTCACAAAACCAGCCTTGTGAAATTAATTTTAGTATGAATGCATCTTTCACAAAACATTGCAGTTCCTTGCCTGTTGTTTTCAAGTATCACTACAGAAGTACTTCAATGTATTTGGGGTTGGGGGTGTTCTGTGTAGAGAATTCCCATTTCCAAAGCAAAtcatctttttatttattaaaagagCCATTTTATGATTAATCTGCATTCccaaagccatgcataaaatgggGCCAAGCATAAACAAGACATTTTTTAAGTGTTTATTAAACATTGGTAAATAACAGTTGCATTCTTCAAGCATCTATAAATGTCATTTTGATATCCCTGCCTGTGAGTGATTAGTTGTTACATGCACACTCCAAAATATAGATTGTATCTATACATGTTCCTGGCTGCTATTAGAAATCTATCCTCCTGTATTCCACAAACACATTCTTATTCATGTGTGTAAGGAGGCAACAGACCTCCTGCAGGCTGGTATTCTGTCTCATGTACAGTTGGCTTATTTTGTGCTGGATTGAGCTTCTTCAGAAATTACAGCTAATTTCTGGACTACAGACATCCAGAAGAAATAGCAGTTTTGGGGGACagcctctatggcatcacatctctgctgagctccctcccttccccaaactccacccaccctAGGCACTGCCCTCAGATCTCCAGCACTTCCCAAAGCTGGAAATGGCAGCCCCATGTTTACAACATTTTAACTTTCCAGCAGGTATGAATATACTTTAACAAAACTGATAGCCCCATATACTGGTTGGTTAGTCCCAAATGAATATACATAAGACTAATAACTTAGTCCACATACGATGGCATTCAGGTAGCTGTCTACTCCATTGTCCATCCGCCAGGCATTGGCTGGTATTAGTTCCATGAAGAATATGCCTAGAAGATGAATATTTAGTCACCAGCTTCCAGAAAAGAAGAACATATGTATGATGAAGCATTCTACTACAGAACAACTCCTTCACAGTGTGGATCTGCAAAAACCTAAGCCTCTTTTTCAAAGCATTGTTAAAACCTTCTGTTATTAAAAGACCCACTCAGTTAACTGAGCCTTCAGAGTGGGatgcattaaaaattaaatatagtCTGGATAAATTAAAACACAAATCCATAAAAGGGTTTAGAACCAGAACTTGTCATTACTAAATTATTTatatagtattattattattacagggAAGGGTACTGTTAGGATATAGAATGTATTACAGTATGGTACTGTTAGGATATAGAATGTGTTTTTGATCAATAGCTTCCTTCAGCTGCATACCATGTTCAAAAGTAGCTGCAATCCCCTGTAGCATGGAAATAAATTTGCTTGCTCCAAAAATTCACTAAATGGACCACAAAGCAATAGCAAGTCATTCCAACTACTCAAATTCCCAGTATACTTAATTTTCTGCACGAGACACAGAAGACTGGATTACAGCCATTATGTTATTCTGATTGATCAGTATTATGTGTGGCTGTAAACAAGAACATTGATTTGTTGTGACTATGCTTGATGGCCCAACAAATGATTTCTTGGGAGCTGTACACTTTATGATGATTAAACTGGCTTTATTTGTAATGAATGAGTTGCAGGGTACATGCAGTTTATCCTGGCTTAGTTGAATCTTTGTTCCCTGCAGTTATATGCAGACATTCATATCTGAGGCTTTGCACATACATATTACAGAATGGAAGGATTTGTTTCATTGGTATATTCCTGGGAAAATATTAATAGCAAAATTAATCCCACTGCTTAGTTTCTCATTTACTATTTCCACTGTTGATTGCTTTTCAGTGCATTACTTGCTTTAATTTCTCAAGAGATTTACTTCAAGGAATTTATTTGCGACTTCCGGTAGAGCGTTTGGTCTGAGCGCCATTGTCTCTTGGGAGCTCCcaagagacaccaagagtcgtttagatttggggTGCAAAAGAGCACTCCAACCCAGTTCTAAATAGTGGATCAggaagcaggaattcctctgcagccgtcaagagtggtttgactcccatattctctgagagagctttcttTAAGCCCCTCAGAGATTTGGACATTGTCCCGCCGGCACCAAGGGGGTTACCAATGCCACgaacgactctttggatttaggctttgacctcctctatccattaacatcaaagaaactatgaaaagaacaagatgcctcacctttggaagtcagagtgagtaaaaagacactttttgctttTACCTTGA from the Euleptes europaea isolate rEulEur1 chromosome 1, rEulEur1.hap1, whole genome shotgun sequence genome contains:
- the APOH gene encoding beta-2-glycoprotein 1, translated to MMFHVPLVLWIVSLTYTVLAQRVCPRPPEIPLATFDNNKEEYHLGEEITYFCNPGYVPQTGSRRYICPLTGKWPIVTLRCIPRKCPYPGPLKNGNILGEDFSYQSVVSFSCELGHILHGTNTSQCLADGQWSRQLPECHPVICPLPPISEFGALSYRRFKPGNISVFQDVIKFECLLPLALIGNEIARCLATGNWSEIPECRKVKCSYPAEIQNGFINFALRRTYQYKEKVSYGCNPTYVMDGPAESTCEKTGNWSIKPTCRAPCKIPVKRATVVYNQQRVKVQDQLQGGIQHAEVIWFFCKNKDQHCSYTVPAQCIDGNLTAPACFKERGWIASMIKTDVADMTPCEN